A single Iodidimonas sp. SYSU 1G8 DNA region contains:
- a CDS encoding MFS transporter — MQDSESVRPGEPPWPNPAYAWYVVIVLFIGAIVSFLDRQIIAIMVSDIKLDLGLSDFEIGLLQGPPFGIFYALMSIPIALAADQFNRRNIIAIGVTFWSLATAACGFAGHFWHLFLARISVGVGEATLSPSAYSIISDYFPKSKLAMAMSVFTMGNLTGVGLAMVLGSALLAALNAIGPTDLPLLGTMRPWQLAFVAVGLPGLLLALLVLTIREPYRRGRTVSDETQGGKAQLADFIAFLRSHSATFGHLLVSFTILVLIAYANFAWVVQFFVRSFGTTQTEAGMWYGTIVLIFGTMGAFFGGWLSNRLMRAGYVDAPFRASLICTLPLAVCAFFAFVVAPDSWWALVALAPCQFLGAVPAGLAGTAMMSITPNQMRAKAASVYLFFSNIVGISLGSTMVGFLTTHVFRDDSRLGHALAIINCGGAPIAALIIFLGMKHYRASLLHVEELTARQMQAAG, encoded by the coding sequence ATGCAAGACTCTGAGAGCGTGCGGCCGGGAGAGCCGCCATGGCCGAATCCGGCCTATGCGTGGTACGTGGTCATCGTCCTGTTCATCGGTGCGATCGTGTCGTTCCTGGACCGGCAGATCATCGCGATCATGGTCAGCGACATCAAACTGGACCTCGGCCTGTCGGATTTTGAGATCGGCCTCTTGCAGGGTCCGCCCTTCGGCATCTTCTATGCCCTGATGTCCATCCCGATCGCCCTGGCGGCGGACCAGTTCAACCGGCGCAACATCATCGCGATCGGCGTGACCTTCTGGAGCCTGGCCACCGCCGCGTGCGGCTTCGCGGGCCATTTCTGGCATCTGTTCCTGGCCCGCATCAGCGTCGGCGTCGGCGAAGCGACCCTCAGCCCGTCGGCCTATTCCATCATCAGCGACTATTTTCCCAAGTCCAAGCTGGCCATGGCGATGAGCGTGTTCACCATGGGCAATCTGACCGGCGTCGGTCTTGCCATGGTGCTCGGCAGCGCGTTGCTCGCCGCGCTGAATGCCATCGGCCCGACCGACCTTCCGCTGCTGGGCACCATGCGTCCCTGGCAACTGGCGTTCGTCGCGGTCGGTCTGCCGGGACTGCTGCTGGCCCTTCTCGTGTTGACCATCCGCGAGCCTTATCGTCGTGGCCGGACGGTCAGTGATGAAACACAGGGCGGAAAAGCGCAACTCGCGGATTTCATCGCCTTCCTGCGAAGCCATTCGGCGACCTTCGGTCATCTGCTGGTCAGCTTCACCATCCTGGTGCTGATCGCCTACGCCAACTTCGCCTGGGTCGTGCAGTTCTTCGTGCGCTCCTTCGGGACGACCCAGACGGAAGCCGGCATGTGGTATGGCACCATCGTGCTGATCTTCGGCACCATGGGCGCCTTCTTCGGCGGCTGGCTGTCGAACCGGCTGATGCGCGCGGGCTATGTTGACGCGCCTTTCCGCGCCTCGCTCATCTGCACGCTGCCGCTCGCCGTATGTGCCTTCTTCGCGTTCGTGGTCGCGCCGGATTCCTGGTGGGCGCTGGTCGCGCTGGCGCCCTGCCAGTTTCTCGGCGCCGTGCCAGCCGGTCTGGCGGGCACCGCGATGATGTCGATCACGCCGAACCAGATGCGCGCCAAGGCGGCGTCGGTCTATCTGTTCTTCAGCAATATCGTCGGCATCAGCCTGGGATCGACCATGGTCGGCTTCCTGACGACGCATGTCTTCCGGGACGACAGCCGGCTGGGACACGCGCTCGCCATCATCAATTGCGGCGGCGCGCCCATCGCGGCGCTGATCATCTTCCTCGGGATGAAGCACTATCGCGCCAGCCTGCTGCATGTGGAGGAACTGACGGCCCGGCAGATGCAGGCGGCCGGCTGA